TGCTACGGCAAATGCGGAACAAGGGCAAGCTAATTAAAGAACGCCTCACGATCGATCCAGTCAAATACGAAATCATGCATGCCCTGGTCGATCATCCTATTTTTGTGGGTCGTGCCTTTAATGCAATTTTGCAACCAACGGAAGTAAACCCAAGCGATCCGCTGATTCTGACCTATGCGCTCGATTGGCAACCCCATAATGATTCTGCGGAAGCAATGGAAGTTGAAGCAGCGATGCAAAAGGAACTGAATGGTGTGATTAAAACGGCGGTTTTTAACACCAAGAATGCAGCAGAACAGCAAGCTGAGCCGAGTCAGTAAAATAATTTCAATTTCAATTTCAACATGTCCAAATGGACGCTCTCAGGCGATCGCTATGAATTTCTGCCCCAATTCCTGCGCCTTGCGATCATAAATATTATTTCCAACTTGATGGTGCCCCTGGCGGGTTTGATTGATTCAGCCTTTCTAGGACACCTCGATCAAATTCGCCATCTTGCTGGTGTCAGTCTGGCAACGGTGTTGTTTAACTATATCTATTGGTCATTTGGGTTCTTGCGGATGGGAACCACTGGAACCACTGCCCAGGCTCTGGGGCGAGGCGATCGCGCTGAAATTTTGCTCACCCTGATTCGGAATGGGCTC
The sequence above is a segment of the Pseudanabaena sp. PCC 7367 genome. Coding sequences within it:
- a CDS encoding AtaL-like protein yields the protein MPHAIYSAQVNAPLETLWSVMVDKAKNPGKYNTSVQDYQVLEEYADGLLRQMRNKGKLIKERLTIDPVKYEIMHALVDHPIFVGRAFNAILQPTEVNPSDPLILTYALDWQPHNDSAEAMEVEAAMQKELNGVIKTAVFNTKNAAEQQAEPSQ